A section of the Marinimicrobium koreense genome encodes:
- the cysN gene encoding sulfate adenylyltransferase subunit CysN: protein MSHQSELIETDIDAYLEQHENKELLRFLTCGSVDDGKSTLIGRLLHDSKMIYEDQLESISSDSSKYGTTGEKVDLALLVDGLQAEREQGITIDVAYRYFSTAKRKFIIADTPGHEQYTRNMATGASTCDLAVILIDARHGVMTQTRRHSYIASLLGIKHIVVAVNKMDLEGFSEEVYNHIKSDYLNFAEKLGMTDVQFVPMSALEGDNVVNRSERCDWYTGPTLMEILENAPVMAERNFEDFRFPVQYVNRPHLNFRGFCGTIVSGIVKVGDEVKVLPSGKKSKIKSIVTFDGDLQEAFVGQAVTITLEDEIDVSRGDMIVHSADKVEQTNHLKAHLVWMNEDAGEPGKEYLFKFASKLVSGHIDNLEYRVDVNTQEHKPADKLQLNDIAVSELSFSQPVVVDAYPNHRMSGSFIVIDRLTNLTVGAGMVIEGLRRTKTSHHQFSEFELELNALVRKHFPHWDAKDLSKL from the coding sequence ATGAGTCACCAAAGCGAACTGATCGAAACTGATATCGACGCCTATCTCGAACAGCACGAAAACAAAGAGCTGCTGCGTTTTCTCACCTGTGGCAGCGTCGACGACGGCAAAAGCACGCTGATTGGCCGCCTGTTGCACGACTCCAAAATGATCTACGAAGATCAGCTGGAATCCATCAGCTCGGACAGCAGCAAGTACGGCACCACCGGTGAAAAAGTGGACCTGGCACTGCTGGTGGACGGACTGCAGGCCGAACGCGAACAGGGCATCACCATTGATGTCGCTTACCGCTATTTCTCCACCGCCAAGCGCAAATTCATCATTGCCGACACACCGGGGCACGAGCAGTACACCCGGAACATGGCCACCGGTGCCTCCACCTGTGACCTGGCGGTGATTCTGATCGACGCGCGCCACGGTGTCATGACCCAGACCCGTCGCCACAGCTACATTGCGTCGCTCCTGGGCATCAAACACATCGTGGTGGCCGTGAACAAGATGGATCTCGAAGGCTTCAGCGAAGAGGTCTACAACCACATCAAATCGGATTATCTCAACTTCGCTGAAAAGTTGGGAATGACCGACGTTCAGTTTGTACCCATGTCCGCCCTCGAGGGCGACAATGTGGTCAATCGCAGCGAACGTTGCGACTGGTACACCGGCCCGACATTGATGGAAATCCTGGAAAACGCGCCAGTCATGGCCGAGCGCAACTTCGAGGACTTCCGCTTCCCGGTCCAGTACGTGAATCGTCCCCACCTGAACTTCCGCGGTTTCTGCGGCACCATCGTTTCAGGAATCGTGAAGGTGGGTGATGAAGTCAAAGTGTTGCCGTCGGGCAAGAAGAGCAAGATCAAATCCATCGTGACATTCGATGGTGATCTGCAGGAAGCCTTTGTCGGGCAGGCCGTGACCATCACCCTGGAAGACGAGATCGATGTCAGCCGTGGCGATATGATCGTGCACTCGGCGGACAAGGTGGAGCAGACCAATCATCTCAAGGCACACCTGGTCTGGATGAACGAAGATGCGGGCGAGCCGGGCAAAGAGTATCTGTTCAAATTCGCCAGCAAACTCGTCTCGGGGCATATCGATAACCTGGAATACCGGGTTGATGTGAACACCCAGGAGCACAAGCCGGCGGACAAACTGCAGTTGAACGACATTGCCGTATCCGAGTTGTCTTTCAGTCAGCCGGTGGTCGTGGATGCCTATCCGAATCACCGGATGAGCGGCTCGTTCATCGTGATTGACCGACTGACCAACCTCACGGTCGGTGCCGGCATGGTCATCGAAGGCCTGCGCCGCACCAAAACCAGCCACCACCAGTTCAGCGAATTCGAACTGGAGTTGAACGCCCTGGTCCGCAAGCACTTCCCTCACTGGGATGCCAAGGATCTTTCCAAGCTCTAG
- a CDS encoding ComEA family DNA-binding protein — MKLISSFLCSIALLFSVAAYAAPEAPVNINTADVETLAQLDGIGPKKAEAIVAWRDANGEFVSLDQLVEVRGIGEATIESNRDHMTLN; from the coding sequence ATGAAACTGATCTCATCCTTCCTGTGTTCCATCGCCCTGCTGTTCAGCGTTGCGGCTTATGCTGCACCCGAGGCGCCCGTCAACATCAATACCGCCGATGTGGAAACCCTTGCACAGCTCGATGGTATCGGCCCCAAAAAAGCCGAGGCCATCGTCGCCTGGCGCGACGCCAACGGCGAGTTTGTCAGCCTGGACCAGTTGGTGGAAGTGCGGGGCATTGGCGAAGCGACCATCGAGTCCAATCGCGACCATATGACCCTGAACTGA
- the pyrF gene encoding orotidine-5'-phosphate decarboxylase, producing MPNPEAPRIVVAMDYDNADDCLTMARRLSPENCRLKVGKELFTRSGPAVIEQLQGLGFDIFLDLKFHDIPNTTAGAVRAAADLGVWMVNVHASGGERMMSAAREALDKVSGRRPLLIGVTVLTSMTEADLRSTGVARTPMEQVLHLADLSHKSGLDGVVCSAQEARALSERHGPDFCLVTPGIRPADSAADDQRRTLTPQEAIAAGSHYLVIGRPITRAADPIARCREIAQSIAP from the coding sequence ATGCCCAATCCCGAGGCTCCACGCATTGTCGTTGCCATGGATTACGACAACGCTGACGACTGCCTGACCATGGCGCGTCGGCTCTCACCGGAGAACTGTCGGCTCAAGGTCGGCAAGGAACTTTTTACCCGTAGCGGTCCCGCCGTGATCGAGCAACTCCAGGGGCTCGGGTTCGATATTTTTCTGGATCTGAAATTCCACGACATACCCAACACGACGGCGGGCGCGGTGCGTGCGGCGGCCGACCTCGGCGTATGGATGGTCAATGTTCACGCCAGTGGCGGAGAGCGCATGATGAGCGCCGCCCGCGAGGCTCTGGACAAAGTCTCCGGTCGCCGCCCCCTGCTGATTGGGGTCACTGTGCTGACCAGCATGACCGAAGCGGATCTGCGCTCTACCGGCGTCGCCCGGACTCCGATGGAACAGGTCCTGCATCTCGCGGACCTGAGTCATAAAAGTGGTCTGGATGGTGTGGTATGCTCGGCTCAGGAAGCCCGGGCATTAAGCGAGCGGCATGGTCCGGATTTTTGTCTGGTCACCCCCGGCATTCGTCCCGCCGACAGTGCGGCGGATGATCAGCGTCGGACCCTGACGCCGCAGGAAGCCATTGCCGCCGGGAGCCATTACCTGGTGATTGGTCGACCGATTACCCGGGCCGCCGATCCCATTGCTCGCTGTCGGGAGATCGCCCAGAGCATTGCCCCCTGA
- the cmk gene encoding (d)CMP kinase, which translates to MTENSPIPVIAIDGPSGAGKGTLSRLVANRLGYHLLDSGALYRLTALAAMNAGVDLDNPDAVAAVARHLAVRFDAAGEDTRILLHEQDVSREIRTEAVSMNASRVAAYPPVREALLQRQRDFRQAPGLVADGRDMGTTVFPDAGVKIFLTASPEARAERRYLQLLEKGEKVDMDALVADIRERDKRDSERAVSPLKPADDAHLVDSTELTIEQVLERILSYTR; encoded by the coding sequence GTGACCGAAAACAGTCCCATCCCGGTAATTGCGATTGACGGCCCCAGTGGGGCGGGCAAGGGCACGCTGAGTCGGCTGGTGGCCAATCGTCTCGGGTATCATCTGCTCGACAGTGGCGCCCTCTACCGGCTGACCGCGCTGGCCGCCATGAACGCCGGCGTTGACCTGGATAATCCCGATGCGGTGGCCGCGGTGGCCCGGCATCTGGCGGTGCGGTTTGACGCGGCCGGTGAGGACACGCGCATTTTGCTGCACGAGCAGGATGTGTCCCGGGAAATTCGTACCGAGGCCGTCAGCATGAACGCCTCTCGGGTGGCGGCTTATCCGCCGGTCCGGGAGGCTCTGTTGCAGCGCCAGCGGGACTTCCGGCAGGCACCGGGCCTGGTCGCCGACGGGCGCGATATGGGAACCACCGTATTTCCCGATGCTGGCGTCAAAATCTTCTTGACCGCCAGTCCAGAGGCGCGTGCCGAACGCCGCTACTTGCAGTTATTGGAAAAAGGCGAGAAAGTGGATATGGACGCCTTGGTGGCGGATATCCGCGAGCGGGACAAGCGGGACAGCGAACGCGCCGTGTCACCCCTGAAGCCCGCCGATGACGCCCACCTGGTGGACAGTACCGAGCTGACCATCGAGCAGGTGCTCGAGAGAATTTTAAGCTATACCCGCTAG
- a CDS encoding phosphomannomutase CpsG (capsular polysaccharide biosynthesis protein; catalyzes the formation of D-mannose 6-phosphate from alpha-D-mannose 1-phosphate), with amino-acid sequence MKLTCFKAYDIRGKLGEELNEDIVYRIGRAFAEYLKPKTVVVGGDVRETSESLKLACARGLQDGGADVIDIGLCGTEEIYFATSHLKTDGGIVITASHNPIDYNGMKMVREGSRPISGDTGLNDIQAMAEANDFPAVDESKRGAYRKGSVLEDYIQHLLSYVDKDKLKPMKLVVNAGNGAAGHVIDAIEPHLPMIEFIKVHHEPDPTFPNGIPNPLLRENRASTSEAVIKHGADMGIAWDGDFDRCFLFDEKGEFTEGYYIVGLLAEAFLLKVPGSKIIHDPRLTWNTIDICEKHGGTAIQSKTGHSFIKERMRSEDAIYGGEMSAHHYFRDFAYCDSGMIPWLLVAELIGRKGQSLSELLQDCIDRFPSPGEINSKVDDAAAAIDRVFEHYKNQAKAIDRADGITMEFDDWRFNLRMSNTEPVVRLNAESRGDKKLVQEKTDEVLALLNQ; translated from the coding sequence ATGAAACTGACCTGTTTTAAAGCCTACGATATTCGCGGCAAGTTGGGTGAAGAACTCAATGAAGACATCGTCTACCGCATCGGCCGCGCCTTTGCGGAATACCTCAAGCCCAAAACCGTCGTGGTGGGTGGCGACGTGCGAGAGACCAGTGAGTCCTTGAAGCTTGCCTGCGCCCGCGGCCTGCAGGACGGCGGTGCGGACGTGATCGATATCGGTCTGTGCGGCACTGAAGAGATCTACTTCGCTACCAGCCATCTGAAAACCGATGGCGGCATCGTGATCACCGCCAGTCACAACCCGATTGACTATAACGGCATGAAGATGGTGCGTGAGGGTTCTCGTCCCATCAGTGGTGATACCGGGCTGAACGATATTCAGGCCATGGCCGAAGCCAATGATTTCCCGGCCGTGGACGAATCCAAGAGAGGTGCCTACCGAAAGGGTTCAGTGCTGGAGGACTACATCCAGCACCTGCTGAGCTACGTCGATAAGGACAAACTCAAGCCCATGAAGCTTGTGGTCAACGCCGGTAACGGGGCCGCAGGCCACGTCATCGATGCGATCGAACCGCACCTGCCCATGATCGAATTTATCAAGGTCCACCACGAGCCGGACCCGACCTTTCCAAACGGTATTCCTAACCCGCTGCTGCGTGAAAATCGGGCCTCCACCAGCGAGGCGGTGATCAAGCACGGCGCGGACATGGGCATTGCCTGGGACGGCGACTTCGATCGCTGCTTCCTGTTCGATGAGAAGGGCGAGTTCACCGAGGGTTACTACATCGTCGGCCTGTTGGCCGAAGCCTTCCTGCTCAAGGTGCCGGGCAGTAAGATCATTCATGACCCACGCCTGACCTGGAACACCATCGACATCTGCGAAAAGCACGGCGGCACCGCCATTCAATCCAAAACCGGCCACTCCTTCATCAAGGAGCGGATGCGCAGCGAAGATGCCATCTACGGCGGTGAAATGAGCGCCCACCACTACTTCCGTGACTTCGCCTACTGCGACAGCGGCATGATCCCCTGGCTTCTGGTCGCAGAACTGATCGGTCGCAAGGGGCAGAGCCTGTCCGAGTTGCTACAAGATTGCATCGATCGCTTCCCGTCCCCGGGCGAAATCAACAGCAAAGTGGACGATGCCGCCGCAGCCATTGACCGGGTATTCGAGCACTACAAGAACCAGGCCAAAGCCATCGACCGTGCCGACGGTATCACCATGGAATTTGACGACTGGCGCTTCAACCTGCGCATGTCCAACACCGAGCCGGTGGTACGCCTGAACGCCGAGAGCCGCGGCGACAAGAAACTGGTACAGGAAAAAACCGACGAAGTGTTGGCGCTGCTGAATCAGTAA
- the galU gene encoding UTP--glucose-1-phosphate uridylyltransferase GalU: MQIKKAVIPVAGLGTRMLPATKAIPKEMLPVVDRPLIQYVIEEAAAAGIKEIVLVTHASKNSIENHFDTSFELEAQLEARLKRSLLEEVRSITPPGLTVISVRQAEAKGLGHAILCARPVVGEEPFAVMLPDVLIDKHHCNLRKDNLAAMTRRFDETGSSQILVEEVPWEQVHKYGVVDCDGAQVEEGECAAVKGMVEKPERDAAPSNMAIVGRYVLSKSTWDLLAKTQPGAGGEIQLTDSLDALVTDETVEAYRLAGKSHDCGSKLGYMMANIEYGVRHHEIGAQFDEFLKSRQG, translated from the coding sequence ATGCAGATCAAAAAAGCCGTCATCCCCGTCGCCGGTCTGGGCACCCGTATGCTGCCTGCCACCAAAGCCATCCCCAAAGAGATGCTGCCCGTGGTCGACCGGCCCCTCATCCAATACGTAATTGAGGAAGCGGCCGCAGCCGGCATCAAGGAAATCGTCCTGGTCACCCACGCCAGTAAAAACTCCATCGAAAACCACTTCGATACCAGCTTTGAGCTGGAAGCCCAGCTCGAAGCGCGTCTCAAGCGCTCACTGCTGGAAGAAGTCCGGTCCATCACGCCGCCGGGACTGACGGTCATCTCCGTGCGTCAGGCCGAAGCCAAAGGCCTGGGCCACGCCATTTTGTGCGCCCGCCCGGTGGTGGGAGAAGAGCCTTTTGCGGTAATGCTGCCCGACGTGCTGATCGACAAGCACCACTGCAACCTACGCAAAGACAATCTGGCGGCCATGACTCGCCGCTTTGACGAAACCGGCAGCAGCCAGATTCTGGTGGAGGAGGTACCCTGGGAACAGGTGCACAAATACGGCGTGGTCGACTGTGACGGTGCCCAAGTGGAAGAGGGCGAGTGCGCCGCCGTTAAAGGCATGGTGGAAAAACCCGAGCGCGACGCGGCTCCGTCCAACATGGCCATTGTCGGGCGCTACGTCCTGTCCAAGTCCACCTGGGATCTGCTGGCCAAAACCCAACCGGGCGCCGGTGGTGAAATCCAGCTGACCGACTCGCTGGACGCCCTGGTGACTGACGAGACCGTCGAAGCCTATCGCCTGGCCGGCAAGAGTCACGACTGCGGCTCCAAGCTGGGCTACATGATGGCGAACATCGAATACGGCGTGCGTCACCACGAAATTGGCGCACAGTTCGATGAATTTCTCAAAAGCCGGCAGGGCTGA
- a CDS encoding mannose-1-phosphate guanylyltransferase/mannose-6-phosphate isomerase, with the protein MIVPVILAGGSGSRLWPLSRKHYPKQLLKLFGETTMLQQTLLRLDGVPDLGDPIVVCNEEHRFMVAEQLQEIGQSRASILLEPLARNTAPALALAAVKALTQEDDPTLLVLAADHMIQGIEAFQKAIAQAADAADSDKLVTFGIQPTRPETGYGYIKTRREGQGSHPVERFVEKPDLATAEQYLAEGDYYWNSGMFVFRASAFLSELERCSPEVLSAAQRAYDRASTDLDFVRIDRDDFAEAPDISIDYAVMEKSQAVVCVPLDAGWSDVGCWQSFWELSEKDANGNSFVGDAIDVDSHDTLVFTQDKLVATIGVNNLMIINTPDAVLVADKSQAQQVKKVIARIEQGNRTEHLQHREVYRPWGCYDSVDQGTRYQVKRIRVKPGASLSLQMHYHRAEHWVVVKGTAQVELDDQTLLLSENESTYIPVGTRHRLSNPGKIPLEIIEVQSGPYLGEDDIQRFDDNYGRT; encoded by the coding sequence ATGATTGTTCCCGTTATCCTGGCGGGCGGCTCCGGGTCACGCTTGTGGCCGCTGTCGCGCAAACACTACCCGAAACAGCTGCTCAAGCTGTTTGGTGAAACCACCATGTTACAGCAGACTCTGCTGCGTCTGGACGGGGTGCCCGACTTGGGTGACCCGATTGTGGTGTGCAATGAAGAGCACCGCTTCATGGTGGCCGAGCAACTTCAGGAAATCGGTCAGAGCCGCGCGTCGATCCTGCTTGAGCCGCTGGCGCGTAATACCGCGCCAGCCTTGGCGTTGGCGGCGGTTAAAGCGCTGACCCAGGAGGATGATCCGACGTTGCTCGTGCTTGCCGCTGACCATATGATCCAGGGGATTGAGGCCTTTCAGAAGGCTATCGCCCAGGCGGCCGACGCGGCAGACAGTGACAAACTGGTGACCTTTGGCATCCAGCCAACCCGCCCCGAAACCGGCTACGGTTATATCAAAACCCGCCGGGAAGGGCAGGGTAGCCATCCCGTCGAGCGGTTCGTGGAAAAGCCGGACCTGGCCACCGCTGAGCAGTATCTCGCTGAGGGCGATTATTACTGGAACAGCGGCATGTTCGTGTTCCGTGCCAGTGCATTCTTGTCCGAGCTGGAGCGCTGCTCCCCGGAGGTACTCAGTGCCGCCCAACGGGCCTACGACAGAGCCAGCACAGACCTGGATTTTGTTCGCATCGACCGGGACGACTTTGCCGAGGCGCCGGATATCTCCATTGATTATGCGGTCATGGAGAAAAGCCAGGCGGTGGTTTGCGTCCCGCTGGATGCGGGCTGGAGCGATGTGGGTTGCTGGCAGTCCTTTTGGGAGCTGTCCGAGAAAGACGCCAATGGCAACAGCTTTGTGGGCGATGCCATTGATGTGGATTCACACGACACTCTGGTCTTCACTCAAGACAAGCTGGTGGCGACCATCGGCGTCAATAACCTGATGATCATCAATACCCCGGACGCGGTTCTGGTGGCAGACAAGAGTCAGGCTCAGCAGGTGAAGAAGGTGATTGCCCGGATCGAGCAGGGTAACCGCACCGAGCATCTCCAGCACCGGGAGGTCTATCGTCCCTGGGGTTGCTACGATTCGGTAGATCAGGGCACCCGCTACCAGGTAAAGCGCATTCGGGTAAAACCCGGCGCCAGCCTGTCCTTACAGATGCATTATCACCGCGCCGAGCACTGGGTGGTGGTCAAGGGCACCGCCCAGGTGGAATTGGACGACCAGACGCTGCTGCTGTCCGAGAATGAGTCGACCTATATACCGGTCGGTACCCGCCACCGCCTGAGCAACCCGGGCAAAATCCCCCTGGAAATCATCGAAGTCCAGTCCGGCCCCTATCTGGGCGAAGACGACATCCAGCGTTTCGACGACAACTACGGGCGGACTTAA
- the rpsA gene encoding 30S ribosomal protein S1: MSESFAELFEESLKSVDMQPGTIVTGVVIDVDKDWVTVHAGLKSEGVIPASQFLNEDGELELQIGDEVQVALETVEDGFGETRLSREKAKRAEAWKVLEAAHSADEVVKGVINGKVKGGFTVDVSSIRAFLPGSLVDVRPVRDTTHLEGKELEFKVIKLDQRRNNVVVSRRAVLEQANSEEREELLATLQEGMTIKGIVKNLTDYGAFVDLGGVDGLLHITDMAWKRIKHPSEIVNVGDDIEVKVLKFDRERNRVSLGLKQLGEDPWVNITGRYPEGVKVKAVVTNLTDYGCFAELEEGVEGLVHVSEMDWTNKNIHPSKVVNVGDEVEVMILDIDEERRRISLGMKQCQENPWDVFARTYAKGDKISGKIKSITDFGIFIGLDGGIDGLVHLSDISWHEAGEEAVRKYKKGDELETVVLAIDPERERISLGIKQLETDPFSEYLAENDKGSVIKGTVKEVEAKGATVTLAEDVEAYLKASELSREKVEDARNVLKEGEEVEAKIISVDRKNRTINLSVKSKDVADEKAAVKEHSAKTAEQASPTTLGDLIKAQMKNQD, from the coding sequence ATGAGCGAAAGTTTTGCTGAACTGTTTGAAGAGAGCCTGAAATCCGTCGATATGCAGCCGGGTACCATCGTGACCGGTGTTGTCATCGACGTCGACAAAGACTGGGTAACGGTACACGCCGGCCTCAAGTCTGAAGGCGTAATCCCGGCCAGCCAATTCCTGAACGAAGACGGCGAGCTGGAACTGCAAATCGGCGACGAAGTACAGGTCGCACTGGAAACCGTAGAAGACGGTTTCGGTGAAACCCGCCTGTCTCGCGAAAAAGCCAAGCGCGCTGAAGCCTGGAAAGTGCTGGAAGCCGCTCACTCTGCTGACGAAGTGGTCAAAGGCGTTATCAACGGTAAGGTCAAAGGTGGCTTCACCGTGGATGTATCCAGCATCCGTGCCTTCCTGCCGGGCTCTCTGGTAGACGTTCGCCCCGTGCGCGACACCACCCACCTCGAAGGTAAAGAGCTGGAATTCAAGGTCATCAAGCTGGACCAGCGTCGCAACAACGTTGTGGTGTCTCGTCGTGCCGTTCTGGAGCAAGCCAACTCCGAAGAGCGCGAAGAGCTGCTGGCTACCCTGCAAGAGGGTATGACCATCAAAGGTATCGTCAAGAACCTGACCGACTACGGTGCTTTCGTAGATCTGGGCGGTGTTGACGGCCTGCTGCACATTACCGATATGGCCTGGAAGCGCATCAAGCATCCGAGCGAAATCGTCAATGTCGGCGACGATATTGAAGTCAAAGTTCTGAAATTCGACCGCGAGCGCAACCGCGTTTCTCTGGGTCTGAAGCAACTGGGTGAAGATCCCTGGGTCAACATCACCGGTCGCTACCCGGAAGGCGTCAAGGTCAAGGCTGTGGTTACCAACCTGACCGATTACGGCTGCTTTGCCGAGCTGGAAGAGGGTGTGGAAGGTCTGGTTCACGTCTCCGAAATGGATTGGACCAACAAGAACATCCACCCGTCTAAAGTCGTGAATGTGGGCGACGAAGTGGAAGTCATGATCCTGGACATCGACGAAGAGCGTCGTCGTATCTCCCTGGGCATGAAGCAGTGCCAGGAAAACCCCTGGGACGTCTTCGCTCGTACTTACGCCAAGGGCGACAAGATCAGCGGCAAGATCAAGTCCATCACCGATTTCGGTATCTTCATCGGTCTGGACGGTGGTATCGACGGTCTGGTTCACCTGTCCGACATCTCCTGGCACGAAGCCGGCGAAGAAGCGGTACGCAAGTACAAGAAGGGCGACGAGCTGGAAACTGTGGTTCTGGCCATTGACCCGGAGCGCGAGCGTATTTCTCTGGGCATCAAGCAGCTGGAGACCGACCCCTTCTCTGAGTACCTGGCCGAGAACGACAAAGGTTCCGTCATCAAGGGTACTGTGAAGGAAGTTGAAGCCAAGGGTGCGACCGTGACTCTGGCGGAAGACGTTGAAGCCTACCTGAAGGCCTCTGAACTGAGCCGCGAGAAAGTGGAAGATGCGCGCAACGTGCTGAAAGAAGGCGAAGAAGTCGAAGCCAAGATCATCAGCGTTGACCGCAAAAACCGCACCATCAACTTGTCTGTGAAGTCCAAAGACGTCGCTGACGAGAAGGCTGCTGTTAAAGAGCACAGCGCCAAAACTGCTGAACAGGCTTCGCCCACCACTCTGGGTGACCTGATCAAGGCGCAGATGAAGAACCAGGACTGA